A single window of Chitinophaga sp. XS-30 DNA harbors:
- a CDS encoding YihY/virulence factor BrkB family protein, with protein MSTRKASYLLLFLQSLKAAFKALSASDPLRLAGATAFFTTFALPAILIIILQALRAVFIPRNISRQLFTQLEGLVGRETTEDVINTLRAFRSIAENWLIAIGGFIFLLFVATTLFKVIKDSLNQVWAIRSVRRRSFKSIMRSRLRGVLVILFTGFLFIVGLFFEAAMAFLGKYIQELAPDLVNYYRSAFSYLATVVTATLWFALVFYLLPDGRPRWKILFTGALVTSILFNIGKLVLRWLLTYSNINSIYGASASIVLLLLFVFYCSLIFYFGASFTNVWADANGVPVQPLPHAKKYRIADVKEED; from the coding sequence ATGAGCACCAGGAAAGCATCGTACCTGTTATTATTTCTGCAATCGTTGAAAGCCGCCTTCAAAGCGCTGTCGGCTTCCGACCCTTTGCGGCTGGCCGGTGCTACAGCATTTTTCACCACGTTCGCCCTGCCCGCTATCCTGATCATTATTCTGCAGGCATTGCGTGCGGTGTTCATTCCGCGGAATATCAGCCGGCAGCTGTTTACCCAGCTGGAAGGATTGGTGGGCCGGGAAACAACGGAGGATGTGATCAATACCCTCAGGGCTTTCCGCAGCATTGCCGAGAACTGGCTGATCGCCATCGGCGGGTTTATTTTTTTGCTTTTTGTTGCCACTACATTGTTCAAAGTGATCAAGGACAGTCTGAACCAGGTTTGGGCCATCCGTTCCGTCCGCCGCCGCAGCTTCAAAAGCATCATGCGGTCCCGCCTGCGGGGTGTGCTGGTGATCCTGTTCACCGGTTTCCTGTTTATCGTAGGATTGTTCTTTGAAGCCGCCATGGCCTTCCTTGGAAAGTATATCCAGGAACTGGCGCCGGACCTTGTCAACTATTACCGGAGCGCATTCAGCTACCTTGCTACGGTTGTTACCGCCACTTTATGGTTTGCCCTGGTATTTTACCTGCTGCCGGACGGCAGGCCCCGCTGGAAGATATTGTTCACCGGTGCTTTGGTGACCAGCATCCTTTTCAATATCGGCAAGCTGGTGCTGCGCTGGCTGCTGACTTACAGCAATATCAACAGTATCTACGGCGCTTCCGCATCAATCGTACTGTTGTTGCTGTTCGTGTTCTACTGTTCCCTGATCTTTTATTTCGGGGCGTCTTTCACGAATGTCTGGGCCGATGCGAATGGAGTGCCGGTGCAGCCCTTGCCGCATGCGAAGAAGTACAGGATCGCGGATGTGAAGGAAGAAGACTGA
- a CDS encoding response regulator, translating into MSATITCVLIDDDMDDQEIFLYVMREINPDIFCRFFNDGDEAVRALQKEKDFLPDYLFIDLNMPRMSGMTCLREIKKIERLKKVPAAIYTTSSDPGDKNNALQAGADAFIVKEASMDDLKPGLEAFLTNAPGKHHA; encoded by the coding sequence ATGAGCGCTACGATCACCTGTGTGTTGATTGATGATGATATGGATGATCAGGAGATTTTTTTGTATGTTATGCGAGAGATAAACCCGGATATTTTCTGCCGATTTTTTAATGACGGAGATGAAGCCGTCCGGGCGCTGCAAAAAGAAAAGGATTTCCTCCCCGATTATCTGTTTATTGATCTGAATATGCCCCGCATGAGCGGGATGACCTGTTTGCGCGAGATCAAAAAGATAGAAAGGCTGAAAAAAGTGCCTGCCGCTATTTACACCACATCTTCCGATCCGGGGGACAAAAACAATGCGCTACAGGCCGGTGCAGATGCCTTTATTGTCAAGGAAGCGAGCATGGACGATCTTAAGCCCGGTCTTGAGGCTTTTTTAACCAATGCTCCGGGTAAACACCATGCCTGA
- a CDS encoding M1 family metallopeptidase yields the protein MRYVIYAGIFLMTVACNQRKSSQYTETAHPGAKDLHTQSNADSVSMEHLHLDIRVDFSSQTISGLAAWTISNNTGAAELRLDTRELSIDSITVDGKKVTHRFDVADSILGSRLNIPLEAGSRTVNIWYRTGSRATALQWLEPSQTLGKKAPFLYTQSESIYARTWIPCADGPGIRFTYDARVTVPEGLMALMSAVNVQQRNDSGIYHFNMEQPVPAYLMALAVGDIAFKAIDPRTGVYAEPAMLDKAHHEFAEVGGMVNAAEALYGPYRWGRYDVLVLPPGFPLGGMENPRLTFATPTIIAGDRSLVSLIAHELAHSWSGNLVTNATWDDFWLNEGFTVYFERRIMEAMMGKDYADMLWELGYQDLDATVTEMGAGNRDTWLKLDLRGRDPDEGLTDIAYEKGAHFLRRIEETAGRAKLDTFLRRYFDEHAFQTMSTGQFLQYLDAKLLNGDTTKVDVNAWVYGPGIPEDCPRASQQLFGKVDEARERFLKGAEPATLEVDKWTSHEWLHFLRKMPVPLAIDQMASLDKAFRLTQTGNSEVADRWFIMAVAVKYQPAYPAIEKFLSQVGRRKFLTPLYSEMMKTPEGREMAKRIYEKYKQNYHPLAQESLGKLIN from the coding sequence ATGAGATATGTCATATATGCCGGCATCTTCCTGATGACCGTTGCCTGTAATCAGAGAAAATCCTCACAGTACACCGAAACTGCGCATCCCGGGGCGAAAGACCTGCATACCCAGTCCAATGCAGACAGTGTTTCCATGGAACATCTTCACCTCGATATCCGCGTGGACTTTTCTTCACAGACCATCAGCGGTCTGGCTGCATGGACGATCAGCAACAATACCGGCGCCGCTGAATTGCGCCTGGATACCCGGGAACTGAGCATTGACAGCATAACCGTTGACGGCAAAAAAGTTACCCATCGCTTTGATGTGGCGGACAGCATCCTTGGCAGCCGCCTGAACATTCCGCTGGAAGCAGGTTCCAGGACCGTCAATATCTGGTACCGGACCGGCAGCAGGGCTACGGCGCTGCAATGGCTGGAACCTTCGCAGACACTGGGCAAAAAGGCCCCCTTCCTTTATACACAATCAGAATCCATCTATGCCCGTACCTGGATCCCCTGCGCGGACGGCCCCGGCATCCGCTTTACCTACGATGCCCGTGTGACCGTTCCCGAAGGGCTGATGGCGCTGATGAGCGCAGTAAATGTGCAGCAGCGTAATGACAGCGGTATTTACCATTTCAATATGGAACAACCTGTGCCGGCCTACCTTATGGCGCTGGCCGTGGGCGATATTGCTTTCAAGGCGATCGATCCGCGCACCGGCGTATATGCGGAACCGGCCATGCTGGACAAAGCGCATCATGAATTTGCGGAAGTAGGCGGGATGGTGAACGCGGCTGAAGCGCTGTACGGCCCATACCGATGGGGAAGATACGATGTGCTCGTGTTGCCGCCGGGATTCCCGCTGGGCGGCATGGAAAACCCGCGCCTTACTTTTGCTACGCCTACCATCATTGCGGGAGACCGTTCCCTCGTCAGCCTCATTGCACACGAACTGGCCCATAGCTGGAGCGGCAACCTGGTAACCAATGCCACATGGGACGACTTCTGGCTGAATGAAGGCTTCACCGTGTACTTCGAGCGCCGTATCATGGAGGCCATGATGGGCAAAGACTATGCGGATATGTTATGGGAACTGGGGTACCAGGACCTGGACGCGACGGTGACTGAAATGGGGGCGGGCAACCGGGATACCTGGCTGAAGCTGGATCTCCGCGGCCGCGATCCGGATGAAGGGCTGACAGATATTGCCTATGAAAAAGGCGCTCATTTTCTCCGCAGAATAGAGGAAACCGCCGGCCGCGCGAAGCTGGATACTTTCCTGCGCCGCTATTTTGATGAACATGCCTTTCAAACTATGAGTACCGGGCAGTTCCTGCAATACCTCGATGCAAAACTGCTGAACGGGGATACCACCAAAGTGGATGTGAATGCGTGGGTGTATGGACCGGGCATCCCGGAAGACTGTCCGCGTGCTTCACAGCAATTGTTCGGGAAGGTGGATGAGGCCAGGGAGCGCTTCCTGAAAGGAGCGGAGCCTGCTACGCTTGAGGTGGATAAATGGACCTCCCACGAATGGCTGCACTTCCTGCGCAAAATGCCGGTGCCGCTTGCCATCGATCAGATGGCGAGCCTGGATAAAGCGTTCCGCCTTACACAGACGGGCAACAGCGAAGTGGCGGACCGTTGGTTCATTATGGCCGTTGCCGTGAAATACCAGCCGGCCTATCCGGCGATAGAAAAATTTCTCAGCCAGGTAGGGCGCCGTAAATTCCTGACCCCGCTGTACAGCGAGATGATGAAAACCCCGGAAGGAAGGGAAATGGCGAAGCGCATCTATGAAAAATACAAACAGAACTATCATCCGCTGGCACAGGAATCGCTGGGTAAGCTGATCAACTAA